Proteins encoded in a region of the bacterium genome:
- a CDS encoding histidine kinase, with protein MPRLSDTRNTRSFTGFGHLMPFRVQEILLVASMYDAFTLEEGGRLTEVLLNEYRELNLSFPPHVTRASTGEEALRLMETRRYDMVITMSRLGDMDATQLARRVKRRHPELDIYNLAFNPRELQHLQERDTVRCIDRYFLWNGDVRLLLGIIKYCEDRKNVAHDTRYGDVRCILLIEDSVRFYSSYLPLIYTEVLNQTQSLMVEGINISHRLLRLRARPKILLANTFEEAWEYYQEYKDSLLGVISDGRFPWQGVENPDAGVEFIRRVKFVDPHTPAVLQSTDEDLSEVADEIGAGFIRKKSRHLLQELRNFMLENFGFGDFVFRLPDGTEVGRAPDLKTLLQLLRTVPGESIRHHASHDHFSNWLRARTEFELAADLRPVKVTEFAEVEDLREYLIRIIARFRTESQRGVVADFSRRHFDTSSAFVRIGGGSLGGKGRGLAFMNSILFRYGVTNRYPGTLIQVPSTAVVGTDVFDSFMKQDDLRARVTGEMPDEEINAAFLAAKLPSEIYGDLEAFLEQVRYPLAVRSSSLLEDSQFQPFAGVYSTYMLANSHDDLKVRLDQLCDAIKLVFASAYSRAAKSYIEATSNRIEEEKMAVIIQQMVGQRYENFDYPHFSGVANSSNFYPADGMDPRDGVATVALGLGRTVVEGGRALRFSPANPTSLPQFGTINDWLKLSQRRFWAVDISHPEAYPGDRDDFNLAHLELADAERHGTLEPIGSVFSPENNMIYDGIHRPGSRLVTFAHVLKADLFPLAEILRLLLELGRRTMSAEVEIEFAVVLGDGELRPHQFGFLQIRPLAAGYDAPEVPPEALADDDALVATDVALGNGRRDQIRDILYVPRDRFDRAETQAIADEIGKANRAMVQDARPYLLIGPGRWGSSDRWLGIPVRWEQISGARVIVETDLDDFKVTPSQGTHFFQNLTSFQVGYLTVNSTRGNGRLDWDWFDAQPGEEVGRFLRRIRLDAPLEVLIDGRSGRGVVRRPDGAAAAAGE; from the coding sequence ATGCCCCGACTCTCGGACACGCGCAACACCCGTTCGTTCACCGGTTTCGGCCACCTCATGCCGTTCCGGGTGCAGGAGATCCTGCTGGTGGCGAGCATGTACGACGCCTTCACCCTGGAGGAGGGGGGCCGGCTGACCGAGGTGCTCCTGAACGAGTACCGCGAGCTCAACCTGAGTTTCCCGCCCCACGTGACGCGGGCCTCGACGGGCGAGGAGGCCCTGCGCCTCATGGAGACCCGTCGCTACGACATGGTCATCACCATGAGCCGGCTCGGCGACATGGACGCCACCCAGCTGGCCCGTCGGGTCAAGCGACGGCACCCCGAACTCGACATCTACAACCTCGCCTTCAACCCCCGCGAGCTGCAGCACCTGCAGGAGCGCGACACGGTCCGCTGCATCGACCGCTACTTCCTGTGGAACGGCGACGTCCGCCTGCTGCTCGGGATCATCAAGTACTGCGAGGACCGCAAGAACGTCGCCCACGACACGCGCTACGGCGACGTGCGCTGCATCCTGCTCATCGAGGATTCGGTGCGCTTCTACTCGTCCTACCTGCCGTTGATCTACACCGAGGTGCTGAACCAGACCCAGAGCCTGATGGTCGAGGGCATCAACATCAGCCACCGCCTGCTGCGCCTGCGCGCGCGGCCCAAGATCCTCCTGGCCAACACCTTCGAGGAGGCCTGGGAGTACTACCAGGAGTACAAGGACTCGCTGCTGGGCGTGATCTCGGACGGGCGCTTCCCCTGGCAGGGCGTCGAGAACCCGGATGCGGGGGTGGAGTTCATCCGCCGCGTGAAGTTCGTCGACCCCCACACGCCGGCCGTGCTGCAGTCGACGGACGAGGACCTCAGCGAGGTGGCCGACGAGATCGGCGCCGGCTTCATCCGCAAGAAGAGCCGGCACCTGCTGCAGGAGCTGCGCAACTTCATGCTCGAGAACTTCGGCTTCGGCGACTTCGTCTTCCGCCTGCCGGACGGCACCGAGGTGGGGCGCGCGCCCGACCTCAAGACGCTGCTGCAGCTGCTGCGGACCGTGCCGGGCGAATCGATCCGGCATCACGCGAGCCACGACCACTTCAGCAACTGGCTGCGCGCCCGCACGGAGTTCGAGCTGGCCGCCGACCTGCGCCCGGTGAAGGTGACGGAGTTCGCCGAGGTGGAGGACCTGCGCGAGTACCTGATCCGGATCATCGCCCGCTTCCGCACCGAGAGCCAGCGTGGCGTCGTGGCCGACTTCTCGCGCCGGCACTTCGACACCAGCAGCGCCTTCGTGCGCATCGGGGGCGGCTCGCTCGGCGGCAAGGGGCGCGGTCTCGCCTTCATGAACTCGATCCTGTTCCGCTACGGCGTCACCAACCGCTACCCCGGCACCCTGATCCAGGTGCCGTCCACGGCGGTGGTGGGCACAGACGTCTTCGACTCGTTCATGAAGCAGGACGACCTGCGGGCACGGGTCACCGGCGAGATGCCGGACGAGGAGATCAACGCGGCCTTCCTCGCGGCCAAGCTGCCGTCGGAGATCTACGGCGACCTCGAGGCCTTCCTCGAGCAGGTGCGCTACCCCCTGGCCGTGCGCTCGAGCAGCCTGCTCGAGGACAGCCAGTTCCAGCCCTTCGCCGGGGTCTACTCGACCTACATGCTGGCCAACAGCCACGACGACCTGAAGGTGCGCCTCGACCAGCTCTGCGACGCCATCAAGCTCGTCTTCGCCTCGGCCTACTCGCGGGCGGCCAAGAGCTACATCGAGGCCACGAGCAACCGCATCGAGGAAGAGAAGATGGCCGTCATCATCCAGCAGATGGTGGGGCAGCGGTACGAGAACTTCGACTACCCGCACTTCTCGGGCGTGGCCAACTCGTCGAACTTCTATCCGGCCGACGGCATGGATCCCAGGGACGGGGTGGCCACCGTGGCCCTGGGCCTCGGGCGCACCGTGGTGGAGGGGGGCCGGGCCCTGCGCTTCAGCCCGGCGAACCCGACCTCGCTGCCCCAGTTCGGCACCATCAACGACTGGCTGAAACTCTCCCAGCGGCGGTTCTGGGCGGTCGACATCAGCCACCCCGAGGCGTATCCGGGCGACCGGGACGATTTCAACCTGGCCCACCTCGAACTGGCGGACGCCGAGCGGCACGGCACCCTCGAGCCCATCGGGTCGGTCTTCTCGCCCGAGAACAACATGATCTACGACGGGATCCACCGGCCGGGCTCGCGGCTGGTGACCTTCGCCCACGTGCTGAAGGCGGACCTGTTCCCCCTCGCGGAGATCCTGCGCCTGCTGCTCGAACTCGGCCGCCGCACCATGAGCGCCGAGGTGGAGATCGAGTTCGCCGTCGTGCTGGGCGACGGCGAGCTGCGGCCGCACCAGTTCGGCTTCCTGCAGATCCGTCCCCTGGCCGCCGGCTACGACGCGCCCGAGGTCCCGCCGGAAGCCCTCGCGGACGACGATGCCCTCGTCGCCACCGACGTCGCCCTGGGCAACGGTCGGCGCGACCAGATCCGGGACATCCTCTACGTGCCCCGCGACCGCTTCGACCGGGCCGAGACCCAGGCCATCGCCGACGAGATCGGCAAGGCCAACCGCGCCATGGTCCAGGACGCACGGCCCTACCTGCTGATCGGGCCGGGTCGCTGGGGCTCGTCCGACCGCTGGCTCGGCATCCCCGTGCGCTGGGAGCAGATCTCGGGGGCCCGCGTCATCGTCGAGACCGACCTCGACGACTTCAAGGTCACGCCGAGCCAGGGCACCCACTTCTTCCAGAACCTGACCAGCTTCCAGGTGGGCTACCTGACGGTGAACTCGACCCGCGGCAACGGCCGCCTCGACTGGGACTGGTTCGACGCCCAGCCCGGGGAGGAGGTGGGCCGGTTCCTGCGCCGGATCCGCCTCGACGCCCCCCTCGAGGTGCTCATCGACGGCCGCAGCGGCCGGGGCGTGGTGCGGCGCCCGGACGGAGCCGCCGCGGCCGCCGGCGAGTGA
- a CDS encoding phosphatase PAP2 family protein has product MSGPHRHSTPPTAGRSRSGRRAAATLVVLALAGVTAPREAAAQAGYRTGDGVDAPLVVGGVLAYGLGWWLDRGDEPGPAAGEPLDPAALNALDRSAVDNWSPAAARASDWLVAACAAAPLGLALDAGHGGQRDDIAVMYLETALVTTGITYLLKNLVGRPRPYAYSDDPAIPAALRGARTTTRSFPSGHTANAFAAMVFFATVYTRLHPDADAEAWVWGGCLAAASTTGYLRYRAGRHFPTDILAGASVGALVGWAVPRAHETVFAEPAGARGGEVRLAFGFGF; this is encoded by the coding sequence ATGAGCGGACCGCATCGCCACTCGACACCGCCGACGGCCGGCCGGTCCCGTTCCGGTCGCCGGGCCGCGGCGACGTTGGTGGTCCTGGCCCTGGCCGGCGTCACGGCCCCGAGGGAGGCCGCCGCCCAGGCAGGCTACCGGACGGGTGACGGGGTCGACGCGCCGCTCGTCGTCGGCGGCGTGCTGGCCTACGGTCTGGGCTGGTGGCTCGACCGGGGAGACGAACCGGGACCGGCGGCCGGAGAGCCCCTGGACCCGGCGGCGCTGAACGCCCTGGACCGCTCCGCGGTCGACAACTGGTCGCCGGCCGCGGCCCGGGCCAGCGACTGGCTCGTGGCGGCCTGCGCCGCGGCGCCCCTCGGCCTCGCGCTCGACGCGGGCCACGGTGGGCAGCGCGACGACATCGCCGTCATGTATCTCGAGACGGCTCTCGTGACCACGGGCATCACCTATCTCCTGAAGAACCTCGTCGGCCGGCCGCGCCCCTACGCCTACAGCGACGATCCGGCGATTCCGGCGGCCCTGCGCGGCGCCCGCACCACGACGCGGTCGTTCCCGTCCGGCCACACCGCCAACGCCTTCGCCGCCATGGTCTTCTTCGCCACCGTCTACACCCGGCTGCACCCCGACGCCGACGCCGAGGCGTGGGTGTGGGGCGGATGCCTCGCGGCGGCCTCGACGACGGGCTACCTGCGCTACCGGGCGGGACGGCATTTCCCCACCGACATCCTCGCCGGCGCGTCGGTGGGCGCCCTCGTCGGCTGGGCCGTGCCCCGTGCCCACGAGACCGTGTTCGCCGAGCCGGCCGGGGCCCGGGGCGGCGAGGTCCGGCTGGCTTTCGGCTTCGGGTTCTGA
- a CDS encoding aldehyde dehydrogenase family protein — MKGANCGGEWFANSKDMLVTRNPTTGEVLAKIEQASTKDYDVVMKYAKQAFLDWRALPAPKRGEVVRQIGEALREKKEMLGALVSLEMGKIHTEGLGEVQEMIDICDFAVGLSRNLSGPTLQSERPKHRMMEQWHPLGVVGVISAFNFPVAVWAWNTALAWVCGDSCIWKPSSKTPLCAIACQNIVNEVFARNGITPGISCVTIGRGSTIGEKLVNDHDVPLISATGSTRMGQRIGGVVGARLGRAILELGGNNAIIISEKADLTGALASAFFGAVGTAGQRCTSTRRLIIQEKVYDTFVKKLIANYKRVNIGDPLDPATLMGPLIDEGAVKDYEDAIKAAREQGGKVLYGGKVLKPFGAATFVQPTIIEIDNRKPIVQSETFAPILYVMKYRKIDQAFRMHNDVPQGLSSAIYTDSVNEGEAFLSFLGSDCGIANINIGTSGAEIGGAFGGEKETGGGRESGSDSWKMYMRRQTNTINWGGEIHLAQGVEFKA, encoded by the coding sequence ATGAAGGGCGCCAACTGCGGCGGCGAGTGGTTCGCGAACAGCAAGGACATGCTCGTCACCAGGAACCCGACCACGGGCGAGGTGCTGGCGAAGATCGAGCAGGCCAGCACGAAGGACTACGACGTGGTGATGAAGTACGCCAAGCAGGCCTTCCTCGACTGGCGGGCGTTGCCCGCGCCGAAGCGCGGCGAGGTCGTGCGCCAGATCGGCGAGGCCCTGCGCGAGAAGAAGGAGATGCTCGGCGCCCTGGTGAGCCTGGAGATGGGCAAGATCCACACCGAGGGTCTGGGCGAGGTGCAGGAGATGATCGACATCTGCGACTTCGCCGTGGGGCTAAGCCGCAACCTGAGCGGCCCGACGCTGCAGAGCGAGCGGCCCAAGCACCGCATGATGGAGCAGTGGCACCCCCTGGGTGTCGTCGGCGTCATCAGCGCCTTCAACTTCCCGGTGGCCGTGTGGGCCTGGAACACCGCCCTGGCCTGGGTGTGCGGGGACAGCTGCATCTGGAAGCCCTCGAGCAAGACGCCGCTCTGCGCCATCGCCTGCCAGAACATCGTCAACGAGGTCTTCGCGCGGAACGGCATCACGCCCGGCATCAGCTGCGTGACCATCGGCCGCGGCTCGACCATCGGCGAGAAGCTGGTCAACGACCACGACGTGCCCCTGATCAGCGCCACCGGCTCGACCCGCATGGGCCAGCGCATCGGCGGCGTCGTGGGCGCGCGCCTCGGCCGGGCGATCCTCGAGCTCGGCGGCAACAACGCCATCATCATCAGCGAGAAGGCCGACCTGACGGGCGCCCTGGCCAGCGCCTTCTTCGGCGCCGTCGGCACCGCGGGCCAGCGCTGCACCAGCACGCGCCGCCTGATCATCCAGGAGAAGGTCTACGACACCTTCGTGAAGAAGCTCATCGCCAACTACAAGCGCGTGAACATCGGCGATCCGCTGGATCCGGCGACGCTGATGGGTCCCCTGATCGACGAGGGCGCCGTGAAGGACTACGAGGACGCCATCAAGGCGGCCAGGGAGCAGGGCGGCAAGGTGCTGTACGGCGGCAAGGTGCTCAAGCCCTTCGGGGCGGCCACCTTCGTGCAGCCGACGATCATCGAGATCGACAACCGCAAGCCGATCGTGCAGAGCGAGACCTTCGCGCCGATCCTGTACGTGATGAAGTACAGGAAGATCGACCAGGCCTTCCGGATGCACAACGACGTGCCGCAGGGTCTGAGCAGCGCCATCTACACCGACAGCGTGAACGAGGGCGAGGCCTTCCTCAGCTTCCTCGGTTCCGATTGCGGCATCGCCAACATCAACATCGGCACCTCGGGCGCCGAGATCGGCGGCGCCTTCGGGGGCGAGAAGGAGACCGGCGGCGGGCGCGAGTCCGGTTCCGACTCCTGGAAGATGTACATGCGTCGGCAGACAAATACCATCAACTGGGGCGGCGAGATCCACCTGGCCCAGGGCGTGGAGTTCAAGGCCTGA
- a CDS encoding saccharopine dehydrogenase NADP-binding domain-containing protein — MKKILVLGAGMVAGPLIRYLLRRDYALTVTSLAVEDAQKLIGDEPNGTALRLVLDDDRALSELVAAHDLVISLVPYSYHPLVANHCLQHRRNLVTASYVSPEMQAFDADARDKDLIFLNEIGLDPGIDHMSAMRIIDDVHARGGKIRHFRSYCGGLPAPEANDNPFGYKFSWAPRGVLLASRNGARYWRDNHEVIVEPERLFRDMHLLTVPGAGVFEAYPNRDSLEYREIYGLGAEVRSLFRGTLRYIGWCDTMHNLVKVGMLDMAERPAADLTYADYMRGLLGAGPEDDLRVVAAHRMGLPADTLPPWNMHWLGLFSRRPIGRAAVSPLDALGDIMLDKLTYNPGERDMVVLFHEFKAWFPEDNHYERLTSSLVDFGIRYGDTSMSRTVSLPAAIAARLILEGGISARGVLRPVTPEIYNPVLDELATLEITCKEELTVY, encoded by the coding sequence GTGAAGAAGATCCTGGTGCTCGGCGCGGGCATGGTGGCGGGTCCCCTGATCCGGTACCTGCTGCGGCGCGACTACGCCCTGACGGTGACCAGCCTCGCCGTCGAGGACGCCCAGAAGCTGATCGGCGACGAGCCCAACGGCACGGCCCTGCGCCTGGTGCTCGACGACGACCGCGCCCTGTCGGAGCTGGTGGCGGCCCACGACCTGGTGATCAGCCTCGTGCCGTACAGCTACCACCCGCTGGTGGCCAACCACTGCCTCCAGCACCGGCGCAACCTGGTCACGGCCTCGTACGTGTCGCCGGAGATGCAGGCCTTCGATGCCGACGCCCGCGACAAGGACCTGATCTTCCTCAACGAGATCGGCCTCGATCCGGGCATCGACCACATGTCGGCCATGCGCATCATCGACGACGTGCACGCGCGCGGCGGCAAGATCCGGCATTTCCGTTCGTACTGCGGCGGTCTGCCGGCGCCCGAGGCCAACGACAACCCCTTCGGCTACAAGTTCTCGTGGGCGCCGCGGGGCGTGCTGCTGGCCAGCCGCAACGGGGCGCGCTACTGGCGCGACAACCACGAGGTGATCGTGGAGCCGGAGCGTCTCTTCCGCGACATGCACCTGCTGACCGTGCCGGGGGCGGGCGTGTTCGAGGCCTACCCGAACCGCGACAGCCTCGAGTACCGGGAGATCTACGGTCTCGGCGCCGAAGTGCGGTCGCTGTTCCGGGGCACGCTGCGCTACATCGGCTGGTGCGACACCATGCACAACCTCGTCAAGGTGGGCATGCTCGACATGGCCGAAAGGCCGGCGGCCGACCTCACCTACGCCGACTACATGCGGGGTCTGCTCGGCGCCGGCCCGGAGGACGACCTGCGCGTCGTGGCCGCCCACCGCATGGGCCTGCCGGCGGACACGCTGCCGCCGTGGAACATGCACTGGCTCGGCCTCTTCTCGCGCCGGCCCATCGGCCGCGCCGCGGTGTCGCCGCTCGACGCCCTCGGCGACATCATGCTCGACAAGCTCACCTACAACCCGGGCGAACGCGACATGGTCGTCCTGTTCCACGAGTTCAAGGCGTGGTTCCCGGAGGACAACCACTACGAACGCCTGACCAGCAGCCTCGTCGACTTCGGGATCCGCTACGGCGACACCTCCATGTCGCGCACGGTGTCCCTGCCCGCGGCCATCGCGGCCCGGCTCATCCTGGAGGGCGGCATTTCCGCCCGCGGGGTCCTGCGGCCCGTCACGCCGGAGATCTACAATCCGGTGCTCGACGAGCTGGCGACCCTCGAGATCACATGCAAGGAAGAACTGACGGTCTACTGA